The Aliiroseovarius pelagivivens genome contains a region encoding:
- a CDS encoding 8-oxoguanine deaminase, whose protein sequence is MTEILIRNADTIITMDDIRTELSGADIRVRDGVIVEIGTGLTSDGDIHDAQGCVITPGLVNTHHHLYQTLTRAVPGGQDALLFGWLQTLYPIWSRFGPEEMFISAQVGLAELALSGCTLSSDHLYLYPNGARLDDTIAAAQEVGLRFHPTRGSMSIGESDGGLPPDSLVEKEAAILEDSIRVIDAFHDDRDGAMVRVGLAPCSPFSVSRDLMRDAALLARDKGVMLHTHLAENDEDIAYSLEKFGCRPGQYAEDLGWTGDDVWHAHCVKLDGQEIDLFARSKTGVAHCPCSNCRLGSGIAPVRQMRDAGVPVGLGVDGSASNDAGNLILEARQSMLLQRVANGADAMSAREALEIATRGGADVLNRNDCGRLAVGKRADIAVWDVSGVESAGSWDPAALLLAGPTRVKHLFVEGRQVVKDGQMATVDLPKVIERQNQLALALQA, encoded by the coding sequence ATGACCGAAATTCTTATTCGAAATGCAGACACCATCATCACGATGGATGATATCCGGACCGAGCTATCGGGCGCGGATATCCGTGTTCGTGATGGGGTTATCGTAGAAATTGGTACCGGGCTGACAAGCGACGGCGACATCCATGACGCACAAGGATGCGTCATCACACCCGGGTTGGTGAACACACACCATCATCTTTATCAGACCCTGACCCGTGCAGTTCCCGGCGGACAAGACGCCTTGCTGTTCGGTTGGCTTCAGACGCTCTATCCAATCTGGTCCCGCTTCGGACCGGAAGAGATGTTTATATCGGCCCAAGTGGGGCTGGCCGAACTGGCCCTATCTGGGTGCACGCTCAGCTCGGACCACCTGTATCTCTATCCCAATGGCGCGCGGCTGGACGACACGATTGCCGCCGCGCAAGAGGTCGGACTTCGGTTTCACCCGACACGTGGCTCGATGAGCATCGGGGAAAGCGACGGCGGATTGCCCCCGGACAGTCTGGTCGAAAAAGAAGCCGCCATCTTAGAGGACTCGATCCGCGTGATCGACGCGTTCCACGACGATCGCGACGGCGCGATGGTCCGCGTGGGGCTTGCGCCGTGTTCTCCGTTCTCGGTCAGCCGGGACCTGATGCGCGACGCCGCCCTGCTGGCGCGTGACAAGGGCGTCATGCTCCACACCCATCTGGCTGAAAATGACGAAGACATTGCCTATTCCCTTGAAAAATTCGGCTGTCGTCCCGGCCAATATGCCGAGGATCTGGGCTGGACCGGGGATGACGTCTGGCATGCGCATTGCGTGAAGCTGGATGGGCAAGAGATAGACCTTTTTGCCCGCAGCAAGACCGGCGTGGCGCATTGCCCGTGCTCGAACTGCAGGCTGGGTAGCGGGATCGCTCCAGTACGCCAGATGCGCGATGCGGGCGTGCCCGTCGGATTGGGCGTCGACGGATCTGCCAGCAATGATGCAGGGAACCTGATACTGGAAGCGCGGCAATCAATGCTGTTACAGCGCGTGGCCAACGGAGCCGATGCCATGTCCGCCCGCGAAGCGTTGGAGATCGCCACCCGTGGTGGTGCGGATGTCCTCAACCGCAATGATTGCGGACGACTGGCTGTTGGGAAACGGGCGGACATCGCTGTTTGGGATGTTTCAGGCGTCGAAAGTGCCGGAAGCTGGGATCCGGCGGCATTGCTTCTTGCCGGTCCGACACGCGTCAAACACCTGTTTGTCGAAGGACGGCAAGTCGTAAAGGACGGCCAAATGGCGACTGTCGATCTGCCAAAGGTGATTGAGCGCCAAAATCAGCTGGCTCTGGCTTTGCAAGCTTGA
- a CDS encoding acyl carrier protein, protein MNNEDIRNAFLDEIHKIAPDIDPDDVSDDDYLQDDLELDSMDILNLVTALHERLGVSIPETEYPNIETPAMAVRYLAGKLGG, encoded by the coding sequence ATGAACAACGAAGATATCAGAAACGCCTTTCTGGACGAGATCCACAAGATCGCACCGGATATCGATCCGGACGATGTGTCAGACGACGATTACCTGCAGGATGACCTAGAGCTGGACTCGATGGATATCCTGAATCTGGTTACCGCCCTGCACGAACGTCTTGGCGTATCGATCCCCGAGACCGAGTACCCAAACATCGAAACACCAGCCATGGCTGTAAGGTATCTTGCCGGCAAGCTTGGCGGATGA
- a CDS encoding dihydrolipoamide acetyltransferase family protein encodes MSVFRMPSLGADMEAGTLVEWLIKPGDEVHRGDVVAVVETQKGAIEIESFETGVVTELLASIGQTVPVGEELARFGPDDAPASPPAPAPTEKQPRVADTPEPAAQTIRPAAPILATGTRASPAARHAAHDLGLDLSTLQGSGPEGAVVLADVEAQAPSTPQTPPAKGGLSEMRQAVAAAMVRSKREIPHFSVSHTIETQVVSDWLALRNADRPPSERVLLGAAIVKATALAARSVKTLNGHFTDGAFVASDEVNIGVAIALRGGGLVAPALQRADTMTLDKVMTGMRDLVTRARAGRLRGSEMTRGTLTLSSLGEKGAETMTGVIFPPQVALLAVGAPQVRPWIDQGSVVPREVTTFTLSADHRVCDGRQGSKFLTTLEDLLSNPEEL; translated from the coding sequence ATGAGTGTCTTTCGGATGCCCTCGCTGGGTGCAGACATGGAAGCCGGAACATTGGTCGAATGGCTAATCAAGCCGGGAGACGAAGTTCACCGGGGCGATGTCGTCGCCGTGGTCGAAACGCAGAAAGGCGCGATCGAGATCGAAAGTTTTGAGACCGGCGTCGTGACCGAGCTGCTTGCCAGCATCGGGCAAACCGTTCCGGTGGGGGAAGAGCTGGCCCGGTTCGGCCCGGATGACGCGCCCGCCAGTCCCCCTGCCCCTGCTCCGACTGAAAAACAGCCGCGTGTGGCGGACACTCCCGAACCCGCTGCGCAGACGATCCGTCCCGCCGCACCCATCCTTGCGACAGGGACCCGGGCAAGCCCCGCAGCCCGACACGCGGCACATGATCTGGGACTAGACCTGTCCACCTTGCAAGGCAGCGGCCCGGAAGGGGCTGTTGTTCTGGCGGATGTTGAGGCTCAGGCCCCATCCACGCCCCAAACCCCTCCGGCGAAGGGTGGCCTGTCAGAAATGCGCCAAGCGGTTGCTGCCGCGATGGTCCGATCCAAGCGCGAGATCCCTCATTTCTCGGTCTCGCATACAATCGAAACGCAGGTCGTTTCCGATTGGCTGGCCTTGCGCAACGCCGATCGCCCCCCATCCGAACGGGTGTTGCTGGGGGCCGCGATTGTAAAAGCTACTGCGCTTGCCGCGCGTTCCGTCAAAACGTTGAACGGGCACTTCACCGACGGTGCGTTTGTCGCGTCGGACGAGGTTAACATTGGCGTGGCCATTGCGTTGCGTGGTGGCGGATTGGTGGCGCCAGCCCTGCAACGCGCCGACACCATGACGCTGGATAAGGTCATGACCGGGATGCGCGACCTTGTCACCAGGGCACGCGCCGGGCGCTTGCGTGGATCGGAAATGACCCGTGGGACGCTGACATTATCCAGCCTTGGCGAAAAAGGCGCCGAGACGATGACCGGCGTGATCTTCCCACCGCAAGTCGCACTTCTGGCCGTCGGAGCCCCTCAGGTCCGGCCTTGGATCGATCAGGGCAGTGTTGTTCCGCGCGAGGTAACAACGTTTACGCTCTCTGCCGACCACCGTGTCTGTGACGGGCGACAAGGATCAAAATTCCTAACCACCTTAGAAGACCTACTTTCAAACCCGGAGGAGCTATGA
- the pdhA gene encoding pyruvate dehydrogenase (acetyl-transferring) E1 component subunit alpha, which translates to MTASKPKLDRTHVRRLLQDMVRIRRFEDKCAELYTQEHIRGFLHLYDGEEAIAAGIIPCLTADDRVVATYREHGHALMRGISMSSVLAEMYGKAEGCSGGRGGSMHLFDAATNFYGGNAIVGGGLPLAAGLALADHMRGNPSVTACFFGEGAVAEGEFHESLNLASLWQLPVLFVCENNGYAMGTALERSESETDISVKAAAYGVEARVVDGMDVVAVEAAAMQALDYIRTTGKPVFLECRTYRFRPHSMFDAQLYRDKDEVETWRAKGPIVRFQSWLLVNGLIHEDEIAAIEEEVKAEIDEAVAFAAAGTWEPVSTLTKDVMAPSSPPAEVTAPAGTLVDTTYREAVRAAISDAMTRDERVFLMGEDVGAYGGCYAVSKGLMETFGADRIRDTPLSESGFTGAGIGAACAGMRPIVELMTVNFSLLALDQILNTAATLRHMSGGQFGVPVVIRMATGAGKQLAAQHSHSLEGWYAHIPGLKVLAPATLEDARGMLWTALQDPDPVLIFENVMLYNRSGKIDANAGPVEISKAAIRRPGKDVTLITYGGSLYKTLEAAEALANDGIDAEVIDLRSLRPLDDETIMASVSRTRRAVIVDEGWRSGSLAAEISARITEQVFWTLDAPVGRVCAAEVPIPYPKHLEDASVPQVPAIVAAVKATMGRE; encoded by the coding sequence ATGACCGCCAGCAAACCAAAACTGGACCGCACCCATGTGCGTCGGCTGTTGCAGGACATGGTCCGCATCCGCCGTTTCGAAGACAAATGCGCCGAACTGTACACGCAAGAGCACATCCGCGGGTTCCTACATCTCTATGATGGAGAGGAGGCAATCGCGGCCGGCATCATTCCCTGCCTGACCGCAGACGACCGCGTCGTAGCCACTTACCGCGAACACGGCCATGCGCTGATGCGGGGGATCTCGATGTCGTCGGTTCTGGCCGAAATGTATGGCAAGGCCGAAGGTTGTTCAGGCGGACGTGGCGGGTCCATGCATCTGTTTGACGCAGCGACGAATTTCTATGGCGGGAATGCCATCGTGGGCGGCGGCCTTCCCTTGGCGGCAGGTTTGGCGCTGGCCGACCATATGCGGGGTAACCCTTCGGTGACGGCCTGTTTCTTCGGCGAAGGCGCCGTGGCCGAAGGTGAGTTCCACGAGTCTCTGAACCTTGCATCCCTGTGGCAGCTTCCGGTGCTGTTCGTCTGCGAAAACAACGGCTACGCCATGGGCACCGCGCTAGAGCGGTCTGAATCTGAGACCGATATCAGCGTCAAAGCCGCCGCCTACGGCGTTGAAGCTCGCGTGGTGGACGGCATGGATGTCGTCGCGGTCGAGGCCGCTGCGATGCAGGCACTGGACTACATTCGCACCACCGGAAAGCCGGTTTTTCTGGAATGCCGCACCTATCGCTTCCGTCCGCATTCGATGTTCGATGCCCAGCTTTACCGCGACAAGGACGAGGTCGAAACATGGCGCGCAAAAGGACCGATTGTCAGGTTCCAAAGCTGGCTCTTGGTCAACGGGTTGATCCACGAGGACGAGATTGCCGCGATTGAAGAAGAGGTGAAGGCCGAAATCGACGAGGCCGTCGCCTTTGCTGCAGCAGGCACTTGGGAACCCGTCTCCACGCTAACCAAGGATGTCATGGCCCCCTCTTCGCCCCCGGCCGAGGTCACCGCCCCCGCAGGCACTCTGGTCGACACCACCTATCGCGAAGCCGTGCGTGCTGCGATCTCTGACGCCATGACGCGCGATGAACGTGTCTTCCTGATGGGCGAGGACGTCGGCGCCTATGGTGGGTGCTATGCGGTGTCGAAGGGCTTGATGGAGACGTTTGGCGCGGATCGCATTCGGGATACGCCCTTGTCTGAATCCGGCTTCACCGGGGCCGGAATTGGGGCGGCCTGTGCAGGAATGCGCCCGATTGTCGAACTTATGACGGTGAATTTCAGCCTGCTGGCGCTGGACCAGATTCTGAACACAGCCGCAACCCTGCGTCACATGTCTGGCGGTCAATTCGGCGTGCCTGTGGTCATTCGGATGGCGACCGGGGCGGGCAAGCAGTTGGCAGCACAGCATTCGCACAGCCTTGAAGGCTGGTACGCCCATATTCCGGGCCTCAAGGTTCTGGCGCCAGCCACACTGGAAGATGCACGCGGTATGTTGTGGACCGCCCTGCAGGATCCCGATCCCGTGCTGATTTTTGAGAACGTGATGCTGTACAACAGGTCCGGCAAGATCGACGCAAACGCCGGGCCCGTTGAGATTTCGAAGGCCGCGATCCGCAGGCCGGGCAAGGACGTGACGCTGATCACCTATGGAGGATCGCTGTACAAAACGCTCGAGGCCGCAGAGGCGCTCGCAAACGACGGGATCGACGCCGAGGTGATCGACCTCAGATCGCTGCGCCCCTTGGATGACGAAACGATTATGGCGTCTGTGTCCCGCACCCGCCGCGCCGTCATCGTGGACGAAGGTTGGCGCAGCGGCTCGCTCGCCGCAGAGATCTCGGCGCGGATCACAGAACAGGTGTTCTGGACGCTGGATGCGCCGGTTGGGCGGGTCTGCGCCGCCGAAGTACCAATCCCCTATCCAAAACACCTTGAAGACGCGTCAGTCCCGCAGGTGCCCGCGATTGTCGCGGCGGTAAAAGCAACCATGGGGCGCGAGTGA
- the acsA gene encoding acetate--CoA ligase, translating to MGIIGKTPEDCTVACWRPAELGEERSAHDLGRELLTGLPDDAINIGFEAVDRHVEQGHGDQIALIWLSKTEGRTAISYRDLADMSSRFANLLYAHGLTKGARVFVAMGRRPELYAAALGTLKAGMVFTPLFAAFGPEPIRTRMEIGDANVLVTTKSLYKRKIAAWRKDIPSLQLVLIVGDDAPEGCLALGPALEDTSSDFQAIPTQPEDPALIHFTSGTTGKPKGAVHVHEAVLYHAMSGRYALELQPGVTYWCTADPGWVTGTTYGIISPLVNRVTMIVDEAEFNLDRWYGILQQEQVAIWYSAPTAIRMMMRAGKEATEGFDFSALQFLASVGEPLNPEAVIWSNEVFGLPFHDNWWQTETGGIMIANTRAQDIKPGSMGKPMPGIHAGIVEKDNGGLREMNDGEIGELALRPGWPSMMRTYLHEQARYDKCFQDGWYLSGDLAMRDADGYFWFVGRADDLIKSSGHLIGPFEVESALIEHDSVAEAAAIGIPDETAGEVVKAYVTLNPGQTPSEELERDIRGLARKRLGAAVAPREIVFRESLPKTRSGKIMRRLLKARELGLPEGDISTLEVDEK from the coding sequence ATGGGCATTATCGGGAAAACACCCGAGGATTGCACGGTGGCATGCTGGCGCCCCGCAGAGCTGGGCGAAGAACGCTCGGCGCACGACCTTGGCCGCGAACTTCTGACAGGGCTGCCAGACGATGCCATCAACATCGGGTTTGAAGCCGTTGACCGACACGTCGAACAGGGGCATGGCGATCAGATTGCGCTGATCTGGCTATCGAAGACAGAAGGACGCACGGCGATCAGCTATCGCGATCTTGCGGATATGTCGTCGCGCTTTGCCAATCTTCTATATGCACACGGACTAACGAAAGGCGCACGTGTCTTCGTCGCCATGGGGCGCAGGCCCGAGCTTTATGCCGCTGCTCTGGGAACGCTGAAAGCTGGTATGGTGTTTACCCCGCTGTTTGCCGCGTTCGGTCCCGAGCCCATTCGAACACGGATGGAGATCGGTGACGCAAATGTGCTGGTCACGACAAAATCGCTCTATAAACGCAAAATAGCGGCGTGGCGGAAAGACATCCCCTCCCTGCAACTTGTCTTGATTGTCGGCGATGACGCGCCTGAAGGATGCTTGGCCCTTGGCCCCGCGCTCGAAGATACTTCATCCGACTTTCAAGCCATCCCGACGCAGCCAGAAGACCCTGCCCTGATCCACTTCACTTCGGGCACAACTGGGAAACCAAAGGGGGCTGTTCATGTGCATGAAGCAGTTTTGTATCATGCGATGTCCGGGCGCTATGCCTTGGAACTGCAACCCGGCGTGACCTATTGGTGCACCGCGGATCCGGGCTGGGTGACGGGAACCACTTATGGGATCATCTCGCCGCTTGTGAACCGCGTGACGATGATCGTCGACGAAGCCGAGTTCAACCTCGACCGCTGGTACGGGATCCTCCAACAAGAACAGGTCGCCATATGGTATTCGGCCCCTACCGCCATTCGGATGATGATGCGCGCGGGCAAAGAGGCCACGGAAGGCTTCGACTTCAGTGCGCTTCAGTTTTTGGCCAGCGTGGGCGAGCCCCTGAACCCCGAGGCCGTCATCTGGTCGAACGAAGTGTTCGGCCTGCCCTTCCACGACAATTGGTGGCAGACGGAAACTGGCGGCATCATGATCGCCAACACGCGCGCCCAAGACATCAAGCCGGGGTCCATGGGCAAACCCATGCCCGGCATCCATGCGGGGATCGTCGAGAAAGACAATGGCGGCCTGCGCGAGATGAATGACGGCGAGATCGGAGAGCTTGCCCTACGGCCCGGATGGCCCTCGATGATGCGGACCTATCTTCACGAACAGGCGCGCTACGACAAATGCTTCCAAGACGGTTGGTATCTGTCCGGCGACCTCGCCATGCGGGATGCGGATGGGTATTTCTGGTTCGTCGGGCGTGCAGATGACCTGATCAAGTCCTCGGGCCACCTGATCGGCCCGTTCGAGGTCGAGAGCGCGTTGATCGAACATGACAGCGTGGCCGAAGCCGCAGCGATTGGCATCCCAGATGAGACAGCAGGCGAAGTCGTGAAAGCCTATGTGACGCTGAACCCCGGCCAGACCCCCAGCGAAGAACTTGAACGCGACATACGCGGCCTTGCACGCAAACGCCTTGGAGCCGCCGTCGCCCCGCGCGAAATCGTTTTCCGTGAATCTCTGCCCAAAACCCGGTCCGGCAAAATCATGCGCCGACTATTGAAAGCGCGTGAATTGGGCCTGCCCGAGGGCGATATCTCGACATTGGAGGTGGATGAGAAATGA